The DNA sequence CGTTGTTTGTTTTATCATTATCGTTAAAATAAACATCTTTTATATTAGCAATATTTCCACTATTAGTAATTTTATAATACTTATTTTTTATATAATTATCTTTTGATACTATTGTTTTAATTTTATTCTCTCCAAATACAATTTTTTGACTAATTATATTTGATTTTGAAAAGTCTCCTAATATATAATTTTTACTATCTCCATAAAAAAATCCAAATATTTTTGATCGGTTTTTAAAATATTTCATAACAAAATTATTCTTTAATTTAATATCTCCCAATTTTAATTTTTTATAACTAAGTTGTAGTTTATTTTGATTTTCCAATTCTTTTTTATCACTATAATTTATCAGATATTTTATTTCATTTTGCTCCCCTTTTACATTTAAAAATATATTTTGTTCTAATTTCATTTCACTTTCATTTTGTTTTATACTACTATTATATTTTCTAAATGTATAAATAGGTATTACATTTTTTTCTAATGAATACTTTATAAAATCTTTATTTTTATAATTTTTGCTTTGGTTTTCACTTGATTCTTCTGCAAATATAAAAATATTAAATATAACAAAAAATATTATCACAACTTTTTTCATAACTCGCACCTACTTTACTACACTATTTATTTCTCCATCACTTAATATAGTTAATAATTCATCTGACTCTCTTATTTTTTCTACGCTTTTTATTATTTTCCCATTTAATTTTGTTATTGAATACCCTCTGTTTAGTATACTATATGGATTTAACATATCTATTTTGCTTTTTGAAATTTCAAACTTGCTTTTTTTTATTTCTAACATCTTTTTTAATGAATTATTTAATTTCTCTTCTTTTCCTATTAATATATTATTCTTATCAACTATATAATTTTTATAATTTTTTATAAAATAATTTTCTTTTCTTTGTTCAAACTCTATTTTTTTTAATTCCAATAACTTTTTCAAATTATTAGCAACTCTTACCTCGCGAATATTTAATTCACCTAGCAAACTCTCTTTTTCAGGAACTAAAATTTCTGCTGCTTGAGTAGGTGTCGCTGCTCTACTGTCTGCCACCAAGTCAGATAATAAAAAATCTATTTCATGTCCAACTGCAGATATTATAGGCTTTTCTGAATTATATATTGCTTCTGCAACCTCTCTCTTATTAAATGCCCACAAATCTTCTATGCTTCCACCACCACGCCCAATAATTATAACATCTATATAATCTAATCTATTTAAAGTTTCTATCCCTTTTTTTATCTCTAACTCTGCATTTTTTCCTTGCACTTTTGCAGGATAAACATAAATATTTAAATTTTCAAATCTTTTATGGGTTGTATTGATTATATCTCTTACTGCTGCCCCTGTCCCAGAAGTTACTACTCCTATATTATAAGGAATAATTGGCAACCTTTTTTTTATTGATTTATCAAAATACCCTTTTTTATCTAATTCTTTTTTTAATTTTTCCAATTCAACATATAAACTTCCCAATTTATTTTCTTTTTCAATTTCATCAACAATAACTTGATATTGTCCATTTGCCTCATATAAAGTAACACTTCCAAGTATTCTAACATTTTCTCCAGCTTCAAGGTCTACAGGTACATTTTTAAATCTATAGTTAAAAGCTGCACATTTTATAGATGCCTTTTTATCTTTTAATGTAAAATACAGATGTCCGCTTTTATAATATGTAATATTTGATATTTCTCCTTTTAAATAAAAATTTTTAAAATTACTATTTGTTTCTAATGTTAATTTAACTAATTTGTTTAATTCACTTACACTATATTCTCTATTATTCATATTAAACACCTCGATCTTTTAATTTTTATTTTAAAAATGCACTTTGTTTTTAATTACAAAGTGCATTCTCTTATTTTCTTATCTTATCTTATTTTATCTTAGGAACGTTTAAAAAATAATGTTCTCATATTTTGTTATAAAAACGCTTAAAACATTGCGTATTTTATAACAAAATTGGAATGTTATTTTTAAACCATTCCTTAATAAAGTATAACTTTTATTTTGTTCAAAATCAAGTATATATTTCAATATAAGTGCCCATAAACATTAAATTTTTCGTCTTCCCTCTATTGATCTAGAAATAGTTGCTATATCTGCAAATTCTAAATTTCCGCCCATTGGTATTCCACTTGCAATTTTTGTAACCTTCACATCAAAATTCTTTAATAACTCAGAAATATATAAAGCAGTTGTTTCTCCTTCTAAATCTGGATTTAATGCCAAAATTATTTCTTTTATCGGTTCTTTTGCTACTCTCTCTATTAATTTTTTTAAATTTAATTTATCGGCACCAATTCCATTTAGAGGAGATATTTTACCATTCAAAACATGATATACACCTTTAAAAACTCCAGCTTTTTCCATTGCTAAAATATCCTTTGAGTCTTCAACTACGCAAATAATATCTTTTTCTCTATAATCATCACTGCATATATCGCAAATATCACTTTCACTTAAGTTCCCACATATTTCACATCTTTTTATATTTTCTTTTACATCTCTTAAAGCTGACACAAATTTTTCTACTTCTTCTTTTGAAATATCCATTACATAAAAAGCTAATCTTTGTGCTGTTTTTCTTCCTATTCCAGGAAATTTATGAAATTCATCTGTTAATATTTCTAATGATTTTGTAGACATTTTTCCTCCTTGTATAATAAGCTATAATTAGTTGTATTCTTTTCAAATAAAAATTATTTTTTAAATCTTCTTTAAAAACATCAATAGTTTATCATTTTTATAATGGTAAGTCAATTTTATTTGTATCAAAAAAGCTTTTAATAAATCAATTTATTTTTTTAATTTACTAGGAAAGTATAAATTTGTTCAGAAAATAAGCTACGCCATTTTTTTATTATCCATTATAATCCTCCATTTATACTCTTCGCCACAGTATATCCCATAGAAAATGCTGCTTGTATATTATATCCGCCTGTATCTCCATCAATATCAACTACTTCACCTGCAAAAAATAGATTCTTTACAATTTTTGACTCCATAGTTTTACCGTTTATCTCTTTTAACGCTACTCCACCAGTTGTTGCCATAGCTATATTATAATCTCCCATTCTATCTATTTCAAATGGATATTCGCAAAACATTTTAGCTAATTTATTTCTTTTATCCTTACTTATTTCTGCCATTTTCGTTAATATATCCATATTAATTTGTTCTAAAACAGATTTTATAAGACTTTCTGGAATTTTATACCTCTTTAAATAATTTTTTATAATTACATTTCCATCTTTTTCAGTTTCTTTTATAAATTCTTTTTTAAATTTGTCTATCTTTTCTCCTATAAAATTCACTTTTAAAACATCATCTTCTTTTATATCTCTAGAAAAATCAAGTATTCCTGGACCAGATAATCCTACATGAGTAAATCCAATATCTCCTATATGTTCTCCTATCTTTTTATTCTCTCTATATAAATAAATTTTTATATTTTTCAATGATACTCCAGATATATTTTTAAATTTGTAATCTGTTATAAAAGCAGGAGCTAATGCTGGTTTTAAACTCACTATTTTATGGCCTAAGTTTTTTGCAAATATATATCCATCACCAGATGAACCTGATGTTGGGTATGATTTTCCACCTGTAGATATAACTAATTTATCACACATATATATATTATTTTTTGTTTTTATTATAAATTTTTCATCTATTTTTTTATCTTCTTCTTTAATCTCTTCAGCTTTTAACACAGTTTCGTTATTTTTAATAACTACTCCTTTTTTCATACACTCATTAATTAATATTTTTAAAATATCTTTTGATTTTTCAGTTTCAGGGAAAATTTTCCCATTTTTATCTACTATTATACCCATACCTCTTCTTTTAAAAAAATTTATCATATCTTTATTACTAAATTCTTTAAATACTGTTTTTAAAAATTTATAATTATTTCCATAATGATTAAAAAATTCTGACATTTCACCTTCGTGGGTTATATTACATCTTCCTGCACCTGCCATAAGCAACTTTTTACCAACTTTTTGATTTTTTTCAAGAATAAGAACACTCATCTCTTTTTTTATATTTATAGCAGTAAAAAGTCCAGCAGGACCACCACCTATTATTATCACATCATACTTTTCCATTTTATCCTCCAAATTCAATAAGAGTTCTTATATAAAATTAGAACTCTTGTTTTTATTCTTTTTTATTTTCAATCTATTTATAACTCTTCTATTTTTTCTAATTCTATCATAAAATATTCTAACTCTCCAAACACATCTACATTTTCTCGGATTATTTTAGCATAAATTCCAGGTTTATTATTAATCATCCAATATTTAACTTTCGAATCTCCATCAAATCCCTCTACAACTGTACATTCAAATTTTCCAGCTGGAACTGTAACAATTTTATTTCCTAAAATTCTATATGGATATAGCTCTTTTTCAGGAAAAAATTTATTATATATATTTGTATTTTCGTCTATATAGCTTTCGTGAATTTTCTTTTCTTCATCATTTACAATTCTAAAATCATTAAATCTTATACTTTCTTTTTCAGAATTAACCACAACCTTAGATATAACTTCACTGTATTTAAATATCCCTAATTCTTCTATTAAATCTGCTTTCCTATACTTTAATTTTTTTATATTTTTTAACTTATCTACCATTTGATAAAAATCATTCCAAGGTAAGTCAGAATCATTTTCTTTTTCCTCATCAAAATTATCATATTTAAAATTCAATCTCTCAATTTTACTTTTTAACACTTTTTTATTAGCCTCTATTTCTTCATCTCTATTAATATTTCTTAAAATAAATTTATTTTTTGTAATAGAAATAATTTTATTCTCCCCTCTTAATATATTTGGTTGACCTATAACTATAACAGTTTTATCTTTAGAGTTATATACCCATGTTCCTTTTGTAGTGCTACTCATCCCTTCTTCTATACTTATTAACGTAAAATTTCCTGATACATCTAATTTTAAAAAATTTATTGAGTCTTCTCCTTTTATTTCCCATACTCCATTTAAATTAGCTTTTTTATTTATATTTTCTATATTTTTATAATCAAACCTATCATAATATAATTTTTGTTTCCCTTTCACCATTTCTAAACTATTCGTTGTTAATTTTGTTATTTTCACATTTCCATTAAAATCATTAATTTCTTTTGATTTCATAATAATTTCATTATCATTATTCCACTTCCATGTTCCTACTTTTATTCCCATATATTTCAAAATTCTATTTTTTTCAAATGTTAATATAATAAACATCTTCTTAATATTACTACCTGTTTCTACTCTTTTCAACATCCAACTTCCTATAATATCTACCGATTGAGCATTTAATATAAATGTAAACGTTACTAAAAACATTATTACTATCCATTTTTTCTTCATTTCGCACCCTCCTATTTTTATTTAAACGTTCTTTAATTTTGTAAAGCCATAAAAAAATATAGTTAATACAAATCCTATATAAAATATTATTTCCCAAACATTCTTAACCCCATAATTAGAAATCATAAATCCTGAAATTAATGGTGCTATTGTAAATCCAATCATATTTAAAGTACCAAATATGCTATTAAACCTACCTCTATGAGTTATAGGTGTATGTAATGAAATATAGACTCCATAATTAGTAACGTATAATATCTCTCCTATGCTCCATAATATTGTAGAGATAATAAATATCATTAGATTTTTATTTGCAAAATATAACATTCCAAATCCTACTGTATATAAAATAGTCCCCAAAAACATATTATAATCTGAAGTTTTATTTTTAGTAAGTTTTAGTATATATGTTGTAAATACCACTACTACAATTGCATTTAATGACATAATATATCCAAAATATTTTCCACTATTCTTTCCAAACATCTCTGAAAACTGAATTGGAATAACAATCATATGCTGTGCATAAATAAATGTTCCTACAATATTTAATAAAACAAATACAATTAAAAATGGTTTTTTTATTATTACTTTGAGTGAAGATTCGTCTGTCGCTTTTTCATTTCCTTTTGCATTACTTATATCTTCTGCTGTCGGAGTTGTATCTTTCACATAAATAATTATTAAGATAGTTGCAATAAGTGTCGTTGTGCCATCTCCCCAAAATATCCAATTAACGTAATTTCTATATAATAATCCAGCTATAATTGGTCCTAGAGAAACTCCAATATTTGTGGCTAAATAAAAGAAAGAAAAAACTCTCTTTCTCTCTTCTGGAGTTGATAAATCTGTAATAATAGAATTAAATACTGGCCTTATTCCTCCTAAGAAAAAAGTTGCAATTATCAATAATATTGGTATTAGATTAGAACCATTTATAAATCCGCAACTTATTATGAATAAAGCTGAAGAAACATATAAAATTACCAATACTTTTTTTCTTCCAAAATAATCTGCTAATTTTCCAGATATCATTGTACCTGTTATTCTACTAACTCCTACAATCGTTAATATAATCCCTATTGCTTTTCCATTTAATTTTAAATTTTGAGTTAAGTATAACACTAAAAACAAATTTACAAAACTTCCTAATCTATTAATGATTCTCGCAACAAATAAAATATAAATCTCTTTTTTAAATCCTTTATACTCTGATGTAACTTTACTTATTCCCATAAAAAGCACTCCTATTTTTTTTAATATACAGTTCTAATAAAATCATAAATACAAAACAAGCATATTATCTTCCAACAAGAAAATAATATGCTTGTTTTGTATTTATTCTACTAGAAAATCATCTAAAAATCAATAAAAAAATAGCATAGCTCATTTTTCATTAGTGTTTTCTATCCCTTTATCTTATGTTCATCTGCGTTCATCATGTG is a window from the Haliovirga abyssi genome containing:
- the xseA gene encoding exodeoxyribonuclease VII large subunit, with protein sequence MNNREYSVSELNKLVKLTLETNSNFKNFYLKGEISNITYYKSGHLYFTLKDKKASIKCAAFNYRFKNVPVDLEAGENVRILGSVTLYEANGQYQVIVDEIEKENKLGSLYVELEKLKKELDKKGYFDKSIKKRLPIIPYNIGVVTSGTGAAVRDIINTTHKRFENLNIYVYPAKVQGKNAELEIKKGIETLNRLDYIDVIIIGRGGGSIEDLWAFNKREVAEAIYNSEKPIISAVGHEIDFLLSDLVADSRAATPTQAAEILVPEKESLLGELNIREVRVANNLKKLLELKKIEFEQRKENYFIKNYKNYIVDKNNILIGKEEKLNNSLKKMLEIKKSKFEISKSKIDMLNPYSILNRGYSITKLNGKIIKSVEKIRESDELLTILSDGEINSVVK
- the recR gene encoding recombination mediator RecR, whose amino-acid sequence is MSTKSLEILTDEFHKFPGIGRKTAQRLAFYVMDISKEEVEKFVSALRDVKENIKRCEICGNLSESDICDICSDDYREKDIICVVEDSKDILAMEKAGVFKGVYHVLNGKISPLNGIGADKLNLKKLIERVAKEPIKEIILALNPDLEGETTALYISELLKNFDVKVTKIASGIPMGGNLEFADIATISRSIEGRRKI
- a CDS encoding NAD(P)/FAD-dependent oxidoreductase, which produces MEKYDVIIIGGGPAGLFTAINIKKEMSVLILEKNQKVGKKLLMAGAGRCNITHEGEMSEFFNHYGNNYKFLKTVFKEFSNKDMINFFKRRGMGIIVDKNGKIFPETEKSKDILKILINECMKKGVVIKNNETVLKAEEIKEEDKKIDEKFIIKTKNNIYMCDKLVISTGGKSYPTSGSSGDGYIFAKNLGHKIVSLKPALAPAFITDYKFKNISGVSLKNIKIYLYRENKKIGEHIGDIGFTHVGLSGPGILDFSRDIKEDDVLKVNFIGEKIDKFKKEFIKETEKDGNVIIKNYLKRYKIPESLIKSVLEQINMDILTKMAEISKDKRNKLAKMFCEYPFEIDRMGDYNIAMATTGGVALKEINGKTMESKIVKNLFFAGEVVDIDGDTGGYNIQAAFSMGYTVAKSINGGL
- a CDS encoding MFS transporter; this translates as MGISKVTSEYKGFKKEIYILFVARIINRLGSFVNLFLVLYLTQNLKLNGKAIGIILTIVGVSRITGTMISGKLADYFGRKKVLVILYVSSALFIISCGFINGSNLIPILLIIATFFLGGIRPVFNSIITDLSTPEERKRVFSFFYLATNIGVSLGPIIAGLLYRNYVNWIFWGDGTTTLIATILIIIYVKDTTPTAEDISNAKGNEKATDESSLKVIIKKPFLIVFVLLNIVGTFIYAQHMIVIPIQFSEMFGKNSGKYFGYIMSLNAIVVVVFTTYILKLTKNKTSDYNMFLGTILYTVGFGMLYFANKNLMIFIISTILWSIGEILYVTNYGVYISLHTPITHRGRFNSIFGTLNMIGFTIAPLISGFMISNYGVKNVWEIIFYIGFVLTIFFYGFTKLKNV